Below is a window of Musa acuminata AAA Group cultivar baxijiao unplaced genomic scaffold, Cavendish_Baxijiao_AAA HiC_scaffold_1139, whole genome shotgun sequence DNA.
CACAGATGCAGAAGAACTCCCTGTACGGGATTCCCACATGGCCGTCGCTCCTCTGCTCCTGCTTGCAGCCGGGGCAGTTCTCGTGGTACACCTTCTGCATCAAGGGCCTCGTGTTGGTAGcctccatcgccgccgccgccaccacagcCTTCCTCCTCCAAGAACACAAGCCTTATTTGGGTCGACAAcaagaatacatatatatatcttggTAATAAATTTCCTTCTTTTATCTCCCCCAAATCGACAAACCCATTCGTCTTTCTCACGATTCCATTGATGGAGACGGCCGACGCATCCATTTCATCTCATATCACGTCCCATTCTGGATCATCCACCGACGGCGTGAGATGGCCAAGAAGGTAAAGCGGCGTCTTCGTTGTTATCGTCGTcacggagaagagaaagagacgcCAAACAGTGGGCGACAATAATTGATCGATCCTCCTTTCCCACAAGAATAAATGTTACTTACAACAAATTCGAGTACAAATTGAAAGAttagtagattttttttttctcgattaTTACTCCTTTTCTGTTtatttttacagtgctttctctatTTCTTAAAGATAAATCTACTAATTCTTGATGATGTCACGCTTCACCTACAAACCCACGCGAGTAGGAACCAGGGAAAAAGCAAAGGTCGATTCTTACTTGACTCGGTGGAGACCACCAGGGGCCCCACAGGGTGTGAAAGTGAGGACCAAACTTCACATCTTTGTGTTgttcatataaaaatattaaaataaaatataaaactaatatatttatatttataaacaattaaaaataataaaaaaataaaataaaaactataaataaaatattaaatatttttaatttaagtaAACATGTAACTTTTTATATATATCTTAATAACAATAAAAGATTTATTTAATCGATCCCAAATTGAGACTTACGATCTTAAATAATTAATCCCGAGAGATCTGAAGCATAATCCAACCTTTATTGAGAACAAGGAATCATCCTTAATACACCTATCTACATAAGCATACGACAACTCTGTTTTGAAGGGCGGTGGTCACAGACAAAGATAAATTACATTCATCATACTAAAAGGCAAGTCCAGTATATGAGAGGAGCTATTCTCAAACGTATCGTGCCATCAAAGTGCATCTTGTTTCGTCGAGACCTTTCAGCAGTTGGTGTCGTACATTGCAAGCCCCTGCAACTCCGGACCTTCTAAACGTGGATTGTTCTCAAAGCTACACATGAGAGAGGGATACTTAAAAGCAGTTGGAAGAGTAAGAAATCTACTGAATCAACAGACCAAAATGATCATGGCTTATTGGCACACCAACTTTAGAAACTGAGTTGTCCAGTGGATCAGTCATGGTAAGGTTGCTTTTTAAGTAGAAGCAGCTGCTTTTAGTGAAGAAGGATGAAGGAATAACAAACAACAAATTAATCTAACTAGACTAGCATAAATTATTGCATTAAAAGAATAACTAATTCCATAACATCACACATGCTATAGTAAACTAAGATAACTTATGGGAAATAAGCTCTTATTTTTTCAAGTCTCAGTATTGACAATCATATTTGAAGACCCATTAAGAGTCTCTATACATGAACTGCATATTTGTTCTCGTTCATAGCATCAGTTCTTAAGGCTGTACTTATGCAGCATTCCACCGAATGACTAAATTCTGATGCAAATTTCAATTTTAATGACACCAATAGAAGTGGAGTTCAAGTGACTGACTGCCATTAGCCATTGGCATAGATTTACAAAGTTCTACCAACCGAAAAAAGGAATGATTGTTGATCACTACTTGGTTTTCAACAACCAACATGCAACTAATAAAGCAGATTAAATCTAGCACAAACACAAGGAAATATGTGAGTGCGAAAAGTACTTGTTTAATGGGATGTGTTCAAATGGTCCAGTGGTCGGAATTGTTCCGCAAAGATCGTTGTTTGATACATCTCTgaaagtaaaaggaaaaaaaagaatgttATTAGCTAACATAATGCACTATTCTGAATAACATAATGTATGCCACAACCAAATTGAAGCACTTACACGACTTTGAGACTGGAAGTTTTAACAAGTTCCCTTGGAATTTGACCAGTCAAACGGTTATCATTGAGCCGTCTATAAAAACAAACATATATGAATTACTTTAGATCTGTAGTATATGCCAATAAGATGGAAATGGCTTAAAATTAATGCAGAAAGATACGAAGTTCTACCATATAAACCTAGTGTACTAGATACTCGCCCTGCCTTGATTGTCAGAACTTTAGGATCATATTACAACCAACATAAAGCTTACTTCACAAATGTTAAACCTAGCAAAAACCTCTACATAATAGAACGTCATAAACAATACCAAAAAACAAATTTAACAAACTGACTTACCATCGCTCACACAATTTAAATAAAGGATGAAAATTTGCATAACTTACAAGAATACAAGAGACTTCAGCTTCCCTAATGTTGGCGGGATAACCCCTGAGATGTTGTTATTATACAAGTCCAGGCTGATGAGACTCTTCAGATTACCAAACTCTGCTGGTATTGCCCCTTGAATATTGTTTTTGTAAAGTTccctatatgaaaaaaaaatatcatggaACCCATGATTGACATcaagaaatattttatttaatgataAAGGAACACAAAATGAAGAGCAGTAAGATTgacaaatattattaaaatatcacTGAAATTTCATAACAAAAAGTGTAGAATGAACAAATTCATGATTGAGACCTGTATAAGCAACTAAACAGCAGATAATAAATTCTGTCATAACTAACGTACAGATCAAGCAGGAAATCTTTCTGGATTCCCAATTGATAATCTGCAGCTGTCAAATAGCTTGCTTCTCTTTAGTTATAAACATAATCCATAAGTTAGTAGATAAATTGTTCATAAGAAGTGATTGTTTTATAGGTCAAAGTAGGATTGGATATGCCACAAAAAGCCAGAATCAAGCTGGactgtttaaaaaaatattcttgaaTTGAACTCCTAGTTTGAACAGATTTTTGACTGCAATTGGTGGGATGCCCAAATTTGTCAAGATTGGCCAAATAGACCAAATCTCAGGTCACCACCAAGTCCAACCTTGTTTTCTAGTGGTTTACAGATCCTTTTCCACTCGATCCCACCAAGTTCCAATCAAGTTCAGATGATGCTGAAAAAAAGATTATTATCATGTTGTATGATATATTTGGAGATGGTACATTAACAGAACACAGCATGGGTGCCTGCCTCATGCCATTACATTTATTTGGTTAGCTGTTTCCTAGTCCAAGAAAAGTACTATGGCACCAGCATGGAACACACTATAGATCCTTGTTCTTAGCCTGATTAGAATCCTCAAAATAAACAAGGAGCCAAATATCATCAAGAAAAGCTTCCCAACTATGATCTACAAGTCTTACAATAATGATTGATCAGAAGA
It encodes the following:
- the LOC135671336 gene encoding uncharacterized protein LOC135671336 is translated as MDASAVSINGIVRKTNGFVDLGEIKEGNLLPRYIYVFLLSTQIRLVFLEEEGCGGGGGDGGYQHEALDAEGVPRELPRLQAGAEERRPCGNPVQGVLLHLCPHTLLRHTSIIMDSLSLSKICKLG
- the LOC135671351 gene encoding leucine-rich repeat protein 1-like, with product MVVAADVVARTLAVVLAVALLSPRLVSSNSEGDALYALRKSLSDPDNVLQSWDPTLVNPCTWFHITCNQDNRVTRVDLGNSNLSGHLVPELGRLEHLQYLELYKNNIQGAIPAEFGNLKSLISLDLYNNNISGVIPPTLGKLKSLVFLRLNDNRLTGQIPRELVKTSSLKVVDVSNNDLCGTIPTTGPFEHIPLNNFENNPRLEGPELQGLAMYDTNC